A genomic stretch from Rhineura floridana isolate rRhiFlo1 chromosome 18, rRhiFlo1.hap2, whole genome shotgun sequence includes:
- the LOC133372296 gene encoding procathepsin L-like isoform X2: MPPVLMVMMLLLVLLSSFSNGLDLSLEGTWEGWKELHAKQYLQEEEGFRQAVWEKNLQRIEQHNREGSSFHLAMNHLGDLTDEEFNQMLNGFRSDLAEPASKTVVLFQESATLETPEGVDWRAKGYVTPVKNQGHCGSCWAFSATGALEGLLFNKTRKLVSLSEQNLIDCSWKLGNRGCHGGYITQAFEYVHVNGGINSEADYPYLEKEGPRCSYNPQDPVANCTSIVAIQRGSEQALEQAVATVGPVSVAVDARSFFFHFYKDFCQQLVHPIGESRHAGGWLWDAPG, encoded by the exons ATGCCTCCAGTCTTAATGGTGATGATGCTCTTGTTGGTCCTGCTGAGCTCCTTCTCCAACGGGCTGGATCTATCCCTGGAGGGCACATGGGAAGGATGGAAGGAACTTCACGCCAAGCAATACCTTCAG GAGGAAGAGGGTTTCCGCCAGGCAGTCTGGGAAAAGAACCTGCAGAGGATTGAACAGCATAACCGGGAGGGAAGCAGCTTCCATCTGGCTATGAATCACCTGGGCGATTTG ACCGATGAAGAGTTTAACCAGATGCTGAACGGTTTCCGTTCTGACCTGGCAGAACCAGCCAGTAAGACCGTTGTGCTTTTCCAAGAGTCAGCCACCCTGGAGACACCTGAGGGAGTGGACTGGCGTGCCAAAGGTTACGTCACCCCAGTGAAGAACCAG GGCCACTGTGGGTCATGCTGGGCGTTTAGTGCCACCGGAGCCCTGGAAGGTCTACTCTTCAACAAGACCAGAAAGCTGGTTTCGCTGAGCGAACAGAACCTCATTGATTGTTCCTGGAAGCTGGGTAATCGCGGATGTCATGGAGGGTATATAACTCAGGCCTTCGAGTACGTGCACGTTAATGGAGGCATCAACTCTGAGGCTGACTACCCCTATCTAGAGAAA GAAGGGCCCAGGTGCAGTTACAACCCACAGGACCCGGTGGCCAACTGCACATCCATAGTGGCAATCCAGCGGGGGAGCGAGCAAGCCCTGGAACAAGCCGTGGCCACCGTCGGGCCGGTTTCCGTGGCTGTGGACGCTCGgagcttcttcttccatttctataA GGATTTTTGCCAGCAGCTGGTGCACCCAATTGGTGAATCACGCCATGCTGGTGGTTGGCTATGGGACGCTCCAGGATAG
- the LOC133372307 gene encoding procathepsin L-like isoform X1, with protein MTKAMLLISVVALTWLVLVKAFSAALDPALDAAWRDWKGVYEKVYLEGEDAFRRAVWEENLQMITRHNREASWGKHAYRLGMNHLGDMTNEEFRQRLTGFHPDLGELHDSVNVTWFHGSAPLQTPKSMDWRSKGYVTPVKDQGSCGSCWAFSATGALEGLHFKKTGKLVSLSEQNLVDCSSKQRNKGCQGGNATWALDYVLANGGINSEHSYPYMGEAGKCRYNSGKIAAKCSSVKMILKGKEDTLEQAVANTGPVAVAVDSKSMQFQFYKSGIFSCPWRGSKLNHAMLVVGYGSFPEGEKGKGYWILKNSWSQKWGENGYMRLAKGTNSCGIADSVSYPIL; from the exons ATG ACAAAGGCAATGCTCCTGATCTCTGTGGTGGCACTGACCTGGCTGGTCCTCGTGAAGGCTTTCTCCGCAGCGCTGGATCCGGCCCTGGATGCAGCCTGGAGAGACTGGAAAGGTGTCTATGAGAAAGTATATCTTGAG GGGGAAGATGCCTTTCGGAGGGCCGTCTGGGAGGAGAATCTCCAGATGATCACACGGCACAACCGTGAGGCGTCCTGGGGGAAGCACGCCTATCGGCTGGGCATGAACCATCTTGGCGATATG acaAACGAAGAGTTTCGCCAGAGGCTGACCGGCTTCCATCCTGACCTGGGTGAGCTGCACGACTCTGTGAACGTGACATGGTTCCACGGATCAGCCCCTCTGCAGACTCCCAAGAGCATGGACTGGCGTTCCAAAGGATACGTCACCCCAGTGAAGGACCAG GGCAGCTGTGGTTCTTGCTGGGCCTTCAGTGCCACTGGCGCCCTGGAAGGCCTGCACTTCAAGAAGACGGGGAAGCTGGTCTCTCTGAGTGAACAGAATCTCGTCGACTGCTCTAGCAAGCAGCGCAACAAGGGGTGCCAAGGGGGAAACGCCACTTGGGCCCTTGACTATGTGTTGGCAAACGGGGGCATCAACTCGGAGCATTCATACCCTTACATGGGAGAG GCCGGCAAGTGTCGTTACAACTCGGGGAAAATTGCAGCAAAGTGCTCTTCAGTGAAAATGATCCTGAAGGGGAAAGAGGACACCCTGGAACAAGCGGTGGCAAATACTGGCCCTGTTGCCGTTGCCGTGGATTCGAAGAGCATGCAATTCCAGTTTTACAAGTCAG GCATTTTTTCCTGTCCTTGGCGTGGCAGCAAGTTGAACCACGCCATGTTGGTGGTCGGTTACGGCAGCTTTCCAGAAGGCGAAAAAGGAAAAGGTTATTGGATCCTGAAAAACag CTGGTCTCAAAAATGGGGCGAAAACGGCTACATGCGGCTGGCGAAGGGCACCAATTCGTGCGGCATAGCAGATAGCGTGAGCTACCCCATCCTGTAA
- the LOC133372307 gene encoding procathepsin L-like isoform X2 — MLLISVVALTWLVLVKAFSAALDPALDAAWRDWKGVYEKVYLEGEDAFRRAVWEENLQMITRHNREASWGKHAYRLGMNHLGDMTNEEFRQRLTGFHPDLGELHDSVNVTWFHGSAPLQTPKSMDWRSKGYVTPVKDQGSCGSCWAFSATGALEGLHFKKTGKLVSLSEQNLVDCSSKQRNKGCQGGNATWALDYVLANGGINSEHSYPYMGEAGKCRYNSGKIAAKCSSVKMILKGKEDTLEQAVANTGPVAVAVDSKSMQFQFYKSGIFSCPWRGSKLNHAMLVVGYGSFPEGEKGKGYWILKNSWSQKWGENGYMRLAKGTNSCGIADSVSYPIL; from the exons ATGCTCCTGATCTCTGTGGTGGCACTGACCTGGCTGGTCCTCGTGAAGGCTTTCTCCGCAGCGCTGGATCCGGCCCTGGATGCAGCCTGGAGAGACTGGAAAGGTGTCTATGAGAAAGTATATCTTGAG GGGGAAGATGCCTTTCGGAGGGCCGTCTGGGAGGAGAATCTCCAGATGATCACACGGCACAACCGTGAGGCGTCCTGGGGGAAGCACGCCTATCGGCTGGGCATGAACCATCTTGGCGATATG acaAACGAAGAGTTTCGCCAGAGGCTGACCGGCTTCCATCCTGACCTGGGTGAGCTGCACGACTCTGTGAACGTGACATGGTTCCACGGATCAGCCCCTCTGCAGACTCCCAAGAGCATGGACTGGCGTTCCAAAGGATACGTCACCCCAGTGAAGGACCAG GGCAGCTGTGGTTCTTGCTGGGCCTTCAGTGCCACTGGCGCCCTGGAAGGCCTGCACTTCAAGAAGACGGGGAAGCTGGTCTCTCTGAGTGAACAGAATCTCGTCGACTGCTCTAGCAAGCAGCGCAACAAGGGGTGCCAAGGGGGAAACGCCACTTGGGCCCTTGACTATGTGTTGGCAAACGGGGGCATCAACTCGGAGCATTCATACCCTTACATGGGAGAG GCCGGCAAGTGTCGTTACAACTCGGGGAAAATTGCAGCAAAGTGCTCTTCAGTGAAAATGATCCTGAAGGGGAAAGAGGACACCCTGGAACAAGCGGTGGCAAATACTGGCCCTGTTGCCGTTGCCGTGGATTCGAAGAGCATGCAATTCCAGTTTTACAAGTCAG GCATTTTTTCCTGTCCTTGGCGTGGCAGCAAGTTGAACCACGCCATGTTGGTGGTCGGTTACGGCAGCTTTCCAGAAGGCGAAAAAGGAAAAGGTTATTGGATCCTGAAAAACag CTGGTCTCAAAAATGGGGCGAAAACGGCTACATGCGGCTGGCGAAGGGCACCAATTCGTGCGGCATAGCAGATAGCGTGAGCTACCCCATCCTGTAA
- the LOC133372296 gene encoding procathepsin L-like isoform X1, whose protein sequence is MPPVLMVMMLLLVLLSSFSNGLDLSLEGTWEGWKELHAKQYLQEEEGFRQAVWEKNLQRIEQHNREGSSFHLAMNHLGDLTDEEFNQMLNGFRSDLAEPASKTVVLFQESATLETPEGVDWRAKGYVTPVKNQGHCGSCWAFSATGALEGLLFNKTRKLVSLSEQNLIDCSWKLGNRGCHGGYITQAFEYVHVNGGINSEADYPYLEKEGPRCSYNPQDPVANCTSIVAIQRGSEQALEQAVATVGPVSVAVDARSFFFHFYKSGIFASSWCTQLVNHAMLVVGYGTLQDSGKNTDYWILKNSWTEKWGEQGYMRLAKGLDNHCGVANQASYPTL, encoded by the exons ATGCCTCCAGTCTTAATGGTGATGATGCTCTTGTTGGTCCTGCTGAGCTCCTTCTCCAACGGGCTGGATCTATCCCTGGAGGGCACATGGGAAGGATGGAAGGAACTTCACGCCAAGCAATACCTTCAG GAGGAAGAGGGTTTCCGCCAGGCAGTCTGGGAAAAGAACCTGCAGAGGATTGAACAGCATAACCGGGAGGGAAGCAGCTTCCATCTGGCTATGAATCACCTGGGCGATTTG ACCGATGAAGAGTTTAACCAGATGCTGAACGGTTTCCGTTCTGACCTGGCAGAACCAGCCAGTAAGACCGTTGTGCTTTTCCAAGAGTCAGCCACCCTGGAGACACCTGAGGGAGTGGACTGGCGTGCCAAAGGTTACGTCACCCCAGTGAAGAACCAG GGCCACTGTGGGTCATGCTGGGCGTTTAGTGCCACCGGAGCCCTGGAAGGTCTACTCTTCAACAAGACCAGAAAGCTGGTTTCGCTGAGCGAACAGAACCTCATTGATTGTTCCTGGAAGCTGGGTAATCGCGGATGTCATGGAGGGTATATAACTCAGGCCTTCGAGTACGTGCACGTTAATGGAGGCATCAACTCTGAGGCTGACTACCCCTATCTAGAGAAA GAAGGGCCCAGGTGCAGTTACAACCCACAGGACCCGGTGGCCAACTGCACATCCATAGTGGCAATCCAGCGGGGGAGCGAGCAAGCCCTGGAACAAGCCGTGGCCACCGTCGGGCCGGTTTCCGTGGCTGTGGACGCTCGgagcttcttcttccatttctataAGTCAG GGATTTTTGCCAGCAGCTGGTGCACCCAATTGGTGAATCACGCCATGCTGGTGGTTGGCTATGGGACGCTCCAGGATAGCGGGAAGAACACGGATTACTGGATCCTGAAGAACAG ctGGACTGAAAAGTGGGGAGAACAAGGTTATATGCGACTGGCGAAAGGCCTTGACAATCACTGCGGCGTCGCCAACCAAGCCAGCTATCCCACACTGTAA